CCGAAGACCCCGTTTGAGATATGGTAAAGCCAAAGCTGCCATCCAGGACATCTTTTACCACGAGGATCGGATTCGAGCGTGAGTGGCTGGTCCCCTGTAGTGAACACAGATGCACCAGACCTTCAGAAAGGAAGGTTTATGTAGAAGTCTGCTAAGGAGCTGACAGGGGCTTGCTCTGTGGAGTTGGTCTTGTATAGCAAGTCAAATAATGACATCTCACTCTTCCCTGTGGTAAGAGGAAACAGAAGTGTTTGTttggctgttggtttgtttgcttgagacaggatttctctgtgtatccctggctgttctggaatgtgctctgtagaccaggctggcctcaaactcagagatccacctgcctctgcctcctggtattttgttgtttttaagattcatttttatttatttattttttcttttttcttttcatttttatttttaattacacatctctatgtgcatgtgagtgcaggtgcccctcAGAGCCAGaggtcttgcttttttttttttttttttgagacagggtttttttttttttgtgtagttttggtgcctttcctagaactcactctgtagaccaggctggccttgaactcgcagagatcacctgcctctgcctcccaagtgctgtgattaaaggcgtgtgccaccactgcctggcagcagtttttttttttaaaataaagattatttttattttatgtgtatggagttttgcctgtatgtttgtctgtgtgcctgtgtgttcactgctggaggaggctggaaggggtcagataccctggagttggagttagcGTCAGTTGTGAAGCTCCTGTCCTGGGTACTGGGAACGGTGGGcacccggtcctctggaagagcatagTCTGTcatcttaactgttgaaccatctctctagctccacaaTGCCTCTCTTCGTGTGTGGAAGCTGCTGATTTCATTTTACAAGTTTTCTGCCATGCCTCCTGTCAGACGCGGTTCTACACGTGTTAGGCACTAAGATAGACAGTCTATTCACACCCACCAGTTTTCGTTTTTGTTGGCCTCTGCACCTTTGTGTTTGGGAAGGTCTTTTTCAGGAAGCTCAACTATCTTATTTAGTTTCAACccagggtgatcttgaacttgtagtctttctgcctctacctcccaacttcTGGGATTCCAAGTATGTGATATCACATCCGAGTTTTtatgttgttattgctgttgctttttgtttgtttgtttgtttgtttgttttttgtttttcgagacagggtttctctgtgtagctttgcgcctttcctggaactcacttggtagcccaggctggcctcgaactcacagagatccacctggctctgcctcctgagtgctgggattaaaggcgtccgccgccgccgccgccgccaccgcccggcacttttttttttttttaaatataatttactaCATTTACTTCTctatttagtatgtgtgtgtttgcatgtgtgtggggtcagaggccaacttgtgGTGGAtggttttctccttttaccaTCTGAGTCCCGAGGATCGAACCCTTGTCGTAAGGCTTGGGGGCAAGCACTTctttctcactgagccatcttgctggtcccaggCCTACCTTTCTTGAGTTACTTTTAAAATACTAGTCAGGTGTTGGAACAAATGAAAGTACGTGTTCTTTAATTTGCTCTCTACTCCTTCTAAGCTAAGTAATGTTGGAAAGTAACATTAGAAGATGTCCTTaaacttctctttcttttaaatgatgaagaaaaattCAGATGTCACcctagctggacatggtggctcacacgtgtaatcccagcacctggcaggtgaggcaggtggatcaagagtttgaggtcagccggCGCTGCATAGTGAAACTGCTCCCGATAACCAGGGGCCATATCTCAGCGATCGGGCTcacctggcatgtgtgaggcctcgGTTCTTCAGTCtctagttctgtctctctgacaacTCCACCCTTAGAAAAAGACCTGCCATGGACCAGGTACTGTCATCTTCTCAGTGGCTAGTGCAGCTCATGGCCTGTGGTTCATAACCGTCTGTTGATGAACCGTTAGTGGTGAGATGATTGGAGGAAAGCACCAGGCTGGCGGGAGAAGACAGTGAAAAAGGAGATGGGGGGTTAAGTCTTAACTAGTTTATTAAAAACTagtgtcttttgagacaggggctgaCTCCAGTGGAGGCCAAGCTGATGTCAGTTTTCTGCAGcttcttacctcagcctccaaggtgctgggattacagacatgagctctCACCCTCTGCTCTCCATAGCACTTCCTGACCCACAGGACAAGCATGTTCTTGCTCTCTGAGACTTTCAGACATTTCTGCTCGGGTTTGCCACATGTATGTTTTTGCCTCTTTGTGCTTTACTGTGCTGAAGTTGGACACAGGTTCTGATCCATGCTGGGAGCACTCAGCCTGTGAGACACCACAGACAGCTCAGGTTCTTGTCCACACAGGGAGCACTCAGCCTGTGAGACACCACAGACAGCTCAGGTTCTTGTCCACACAGGGAGTACTCAGCCTCTGAGACACCACAGACATtttggtggtttggtttggttttgaggctCATTGTGATTCCTGGGTGGGACTTGttgtgtagatcaagctggctttgaacttggagaCATCCCCCACCTGTGAGAGTGCTGTCTTCTCGCTGTGCCTTCCTTGggagaggacagaaaggaagcatGCCTTCTGTCTTTTCGGAAGGACACCATTGCTGTTTTGTTTAAGGGCTGTGTGCGTGACCTGATGAACTCCCAAAGCTCCCGTCTCTACTTTCACACCCTGGAGTTTCCACAAAGGAATCTGAAGTTGATAGCAACCACTACATAGGAAAATGGGCAGAGAAGATGAATAGTTTACAGGAAAGGAATCCAGTTTGCTTTCAAACTTGAGAAAATGTCCAATGccattctttttctcttgttgtgtgtgtgtgtgtgtgtgtgtgtgtgtgtgtgtgtgtgtgcatgtgtgtgcgtgcgtgtagtTGATGGTGCTGAAACTAGAATTACAGTTTCCAGCCTATCAGTTTGGCAGGGGTCGTGAAACAGGAAGACAGGCGCTTGTATATTGTGGAAACTACCCGAGTGTAAGTTTGGCACTGCTGCTCTGAGAGGCACGTGAGCAGTTTGAgaggttggtttttgttttgttttaacagatACATAAGCACATAGCTTGATCTCGCTCTACCATGTCTGTGGATTTATTCATGGACTCACCTGTACAGCACACAGGCAGCCAGGTGTTCTTGCAGCAGTCTTGATGGCAAAGGATTAGAAACAGTCTCTGCACTGGTTTGAGACAAACTCTGAAAACACAAGATATggggtgaggggtgtgtgtgcttAGTGGTACTGGCCTCTGTGGGGGTGATCGAAATGTTTTggagggccagcgagatggctcagtgggtaaaggcgcttgctgccaagcctgaggacctgagttcaagccccaggatccacatggtggaaggagaaaatctgctccatcaagttgtcctctgacctccactcgtGTTGTGACATGCGCCACCTACACACACTTAAGTAAACAAATAGATAAAGTGTTCTGGAACTATCGAGGTGATGGTTGTAGGATTGATTGCATTAATGCCACTGGTACAGTTAAGAAGGGTTGttaaattttcattgtattttattaaagTGGAGATGTACATGTGTGGACATGCTTGAGTACATGCTACAGCAtccatgtagaagtcagaggacaacttcacaggagtcctctcctaccatgtgggttctagggatcaaacgcAGGTCGTTAGgttaggtttggtggcaagtgcctttgcctgctgagccactcAAAGGCCCAACAAGGACTAATTTttccccagtttaaaaaaaaaaaaaaaaaaaaaaggaaaatgggtaCCCTTTTGGTTAAAGGATGTGGCTGGGAGATGTGACGACAATTCACTGTGTGAGAGCACTTCCTGTGAAACTATGAAACCCGAGTGTGAATCTCCAGCACCCGTGTGAGAAGCTGGGCCTGGGTACATGTGCCTGTAAACCTCAGCCTTGGGGGCAGAGGGAAAGCCTGGGTACATGTGCCTGTAAACCTCAGCCTTGGGGGCAGAGGGAAAGCCTGGGTACATGTGCCTGTAAACCTCAGCCTTGGGGGGCAGAGGGAAAGCCTGGGTACATGTGCCTGTAAACCTCAGTCATGCGGGGCAGAGGGAAAGCAGATCTTGACAGTATGCCgccggccagcctagccaaaacggTGAGcttccaggccagtaagagacctgGATTCAAAGCACGAAGTGGAGAGTGGTGGAGGAAGACACATGATGTCCTGCTCTGTCCTCCACGTGCCCCCAACACTCAGTGTgcatgtagcacacacacacacacacacacacacacacacacacacacacacacacacggagtgaTACGTCTGTAGTGTTATTTGTGGTGGGGCATTTCGGAATGTGGTGCCCGCTGAACCTGTTGCTCTCTGAGAGGGGAACAGGGAAGTTGGGGCAGCACGGAGAGGGAGTGTTGGTTCTCACCGAGCTCCTCTGTCCCCTTGATTATGACTGTTCTTTGGGTTAGGCCCTGAACTTCTCAGGTCTAGCATTGCTCCACAGTCCTCTGCCCCATTCCATAGCCTATCGTGGAGATTCatgttgtttttgtattttctaggAAATTCTTTTCCGTCTATGGATCTGGTCACAAAGCTTTTGATCTGCTCAACCCAAACTTCAAGTCTACCTGTCAACGGTAAGTATTCCCCAGGCCTGAGTAAATCAAGCTCCCCGAGGATTCAGCTGTTTTTTTTCGGGGAaagggtttgagacagggttcctctgtgtaccctgactgttctggatctcgctctgtagaccaggctggccttgaactcacagacatcacctgcctctgcctcccgagtgctgggattaaaggcatgctccaccaccgcccggctcagctgTCATTCTGAGGAGTTGTGTGGAGGTCTCCCTCGGGAGGGGTGCTCCTCTAGGCAGCTCTCTCTGGGGCTGGCTTGCTACTGTGCAGCAGACCTCGCCGTAGCCCCAACCCAGGCCTGGGGTGGCTGCTTGGAATTGCAGGTTTGTGGAGAAGTACATGGAGCTGCAGGACCTGGGAGAGGCAGATGAAGAAAAGTTGTTTACGGAGACAGGGAAGGCTCTGCTGGCGGAGGGGGTCGTTTTACGACGAGTGAGAGAGGCAAGGAATGTGAGTACCTCCTTGTCAGAGCTGTTCTGGTGGGCCTCCAGGGTGGGGCTCAGCAGGAGCGTGTGTGCtcagctgtgcatgtgtgtgagtgcgcacacacatacatacacacacacacacacacacacacacacacacagtaatttcAGTTGGCGTTGTCTCTCTGGCAGTGAAAGGGGGGGGTTTGCTTGAAACcttggctcatgcctttaaccccaggtcAAATGCTGCTGCATTGGATATCCCGGGTTCTGTGACCACTGCTCACAGCATGTTGCTGTCAAGCCCTTGAGAATGGGGTTCAGGAGACATTTTTGTGCACTTGCTGTTTGTCAGCAGACAATTGACATGAGAGGTCACTGCTGAGCATTTCCCTGACGCCAGGGTGCGCCTGGTCACACAGCTGCAGCCAGCTGTGTGCGCTGGCGGCGTCTGAGACACGTGCCTGTGCCTGGTCTTGTAAGCAGCACGACAGTAGTCACACTCCCTAAACCCTGACAGGTCGGTGTCAGACCCCAGGCTTCGCCGGAAGGAAAGCAGCCTCCGGAAGATGCCCAGGAGCCAAAGATGGACGCCCCCTCTCCGTGAGGCCCTTCTGTGTACCGAGCGTGCCCACCACCCGGGACAGGCTCGGCTGAGCTGCGGACTCTGTTGGCCTCCATCTCTCAGGCACGTCTCCTTCTCTGTTCCCGCTTCTGGGTTGTCAGAAACCTCAGTACCGTGGTTTGAAAGCACCACTTTTGTGAACTTTTACTTATGACATGGTTATATAAAGGGTTTTCTAATGCTTTCAAAGTCGATAACACCTGGAAACTTCCAAAGGTgccttgtgctggctggggcCGCCGCATTGAACCTCGCCTTTGTTCTCGTCTGGATCCCACGGAATTCTACTTGACCACGTAGTGTGGCCCAGTGTGGCCCAGTGTGGCCCAGTGTGGCCCTCGGCCGAGTGTTTCTGTCTGCAGGTGGCGTCTGTTCCTTTTGCTGTAATGCTATTGACTGCAGCTCGAAAGGCCCAGGAGAGGCCCAGGCAGCTGCAGTAAGACTGAGGACCTGTCTGATGTGGACGAAGACCAAAACCATGACTTGAGTGTCATGGGCTAAGTGTGTTGGAGGTGATTAACATGGGCTTGCAGCTCATCAGCGGCTTAGAactgtttgttgaatgaataaatgatcaCACTTAGCTAAAGACTGGTGTTTTTATTAGTAACTGGATTTCCAAGATGGCAGGGCTTGGGGCAACTGATTCAGATGGTCTTCTCCATGAACACCCTCCTCCTGGCAGCTTCACCAGACCGTGTTTTACTAGTAAACGAGATGCCCGTTGTGATGCAGCTCTGTATTTGTGGGTGGTAGTTTTCATCCTGAAGTCAAAAGCAGCTTCAGACGGTCCTTACCTTAAAGCCTCTGTGGCTTTTCCACGCAGTTGTCTGAGTGCAGACCTTCTCTGTCTGGACTGAAGGACAGAGTCCAGGTCTCGTCTGTCCACCTAATTGTATGGGAGAGCTCGGTGAAGGTGATGCAGCCCCCGGCCGAAGGGCCTCTCTGTTGCCCAGTGTTGATGCTGCGTTATGATTCCTCACCATGGGGGCTCTCACTTTCTCATGGAGAGGCAAATCAAATCCCATCCATTCGAAGACTTCAGACACCGATTGGGTCCCAAATACCCGCGTGGACTGTGGGGAGGGCATCGGACAGCAGTGCCACAGATGTTCTCAGGAGGGGTGGACTTTGGGGGGGCACCGGACAGCGGTGCTGCAGATGTTGTTCTTAGGAGGGCGGCCCAGGAGCTGGCTTAGCGCCCTCCAGGCCTTACATTTCTGGGCTTTTAGTTTTTAGATTCTGCTTCGCCATCAGGATGTGAGAATGTCTTTCTCCACATGTTCTGATACTGAGAGTCAGCCTGTGGAAGGGAGGGGACTCAGGCTAGCCctgtggagggggtggagggctGCCACAGGGACTGGGAGGTTAAGGACCAAGTCCCGCTTTCTGCAGAGGCCTCCCTCAGGCCGCTCTGGTGTTTGGAGAGGATGGGGTCCCTTCTTGCCACAGAAAAGTCTAGAATCAGGTTGAGAAGACAGTGACTTGAGAAGCAATGAGGAGGACAGGAGCCCTTCTGACTTACTGCAGAAACCTGTGGTAGGGGGCTCGGGAAGGGgctcagagga
This Peromyscus maniculatus bairdii isolate BWxNUB_F1_BW_parent chromosome 8, HU_Pman_BW_mat_3.1, whole genome shotgun sequence DNA region includes the following protein-coding sequences:
- the Mrps23 gene encoding small ribosomal subunit protein mS23; the encoded protein is MAGSRLETIGSVFSRTRDLMRAGVLKEKPLWFDIYKAFPPLREPVFRRPRLRYGKAKAAIQDIFYHEDRIRAKFFSVYGSGHKAFDLLNPNFKSTCQRFVEKYMELQDLGEADEEKLFTETGKALLAEGVVLRRVREARNVGVRPQASPEGKQPPEDAQEPKMDAPSP